One Gavia stellata isolate bGavSte3 chromosome 20, bGavSte3.hap2, whole genome shotgun sequence genomic region harbors:
- the PXMP4 gene encoding peroxisomal membrane protein 4, translating to MAAAGGDALRALLRAANALLQQRRYHAALAVLKGFRNGAVYGAKIRAPHALVMTFLFKSGSLREKLKSIAQATYTHSRNLAYFVFTYKGLMALQSRLQGKKIPFHSFFAACIGGWLVFGENNPINSQIIMYLLSRILFGLSRLAVEKGYVPQPKQDPFPLVAALIWGTVLWLFEYHRQTLQPSLQSSMTYLYDDSNVWHDISDFLIYNKRTDSK from the exons AtggccgccgccggcggggatGCGCTCCGCGCTCTGCTCCGCGCCGCCAAcgccctcctgcagcagcgcCGCTACCACGCCGCGCTCGCCGTCCTCAAGGGCTTTCGCAACGGGGCCGT TTATGGGGCAAAAATTCGTGCCCCGCATGCCCTGGTGATGACTTTCCTGTTCAAGAGTGGAAG tttaagaGAGAAATTGAAATCGATTGCTCAGGCTACGTACACTCATTCCCGGAACTTGGCCTATTTTGTGTTCACCTACAAGGGGCTGATGGCATTGCAGTCCCGactacaggggaaaaaaattccatttcattctttctttgcagCCTGCATTGGAGGTTGGCTAGTGTTTGGTGAGAACAATCCCATCAACAGCCAG ATCATTATGTACCTGCTGTCTCGCATCCTGTTCGGCTTGTCTCGGCTGGCGGTGGAAAAGGGCTATGTCCCGCAGCCAAAGCaggatccttttccccttgTCGCTGCTCTGATATGGGGGACAGTTCTCTGGCTCTTTGAATACCACCGGCAAACTCTGCAGCCTTCTCTGCAGTCCTCCATGACCTACCTGTATGATGACAGTAATGTATGGCATGACATTTCTGACTTTCTCATTTATAACAAAAGGACAGACAGCAAGTAG
- the ZNF341 gene encoding zinc finger protein 341 isoform X1 — protein sequence MAQAIFEALEGMDNQTVLAVQSLLDGQGGVTDPSAQNVNSSTAIQPMDDEDVFLCGKCKKQFNSLPAFMTHKREQCQGNAPSLSTVSLATNSVYTPSITSVQQGPSASRQQISTYITVPPSPLIQTLVQGNILVSDEVLMSAMSAFTSLDQPMPTVQPPAQSSLSMHAGAGYLSQPPPPPPPPPPPPPQPPPPPPPSMGAPGQPSAGSSGVVEVYSAPAPMAANSTVEIQTLGMQPYPPMEVPSQCVESPVYPSPPVYSPGKQGFKSKSTSTPTSLTSGGGGGVVGFDSASAAKSRRCKNESGLQEGRCKPKSPKLKCTYCDKAFTKNFDLQQHIRSHTGEKPFQCIVCGRAFAQKSNVKKHMQTHKVWPPGLGCTISRNSITVQVMALNPNQPEDEENTGLSQPSRNPAELPQDMSPLDESEAGKLEAKQVVLIDSSYQCQFCPSKFNTYFQLKSHMTQHKNEQVYKCVVKTCAQTFQKLESFLEHIKSHQEELSYRCHLCSKDFPSLYELGVHQYSHSLLPQHSPKKDVAVYKCVKCVNKYSTPEALEHHLQTATHNFPCPHCQKVFPCERYLRRHIPTHGGGSKFKCQICKKFFRREHYLKLHAHIHSGEKPFKCSVCDAAFNRKDKLKRHMLIHEPFKKYKCPFSSHTGCNKEFNRPDKLKAHILSHSGMKIHKCQYCNKSFSRRAHMIEHQRSHTGNYKYRCPTCSKGFTRHKYMKDHKCRLGSPKDKDLQLRKPQKKRVTRGRKAGLSLPNQLGLAELKDSAAGESPPEGGPNKEPFQESDAVLSIVVGGSGAADSDLVVPGQPNSIASNLALAELQTASDGPCTMLAVPVYIQTTE from the exons ATGGCGCAGGCGATCTTCGAGGCGCTGGAAG GAATGGATAATCAGACGGTGCTGGCTGTGCAGTCCTTACTGGATGGTCAGGGAGGTGTGACGGATCCATCTGCTCAAAATGTCAACTCCTCCACAGCCATCCAGCCAATGG ATGACGAAGACGTCTTCCTCTGTGGGAAGTGTAAGAAGCAGTTCAACTCACTGCCTGCCTTCATGACTCACAAGAGAGAGCAGTGCCAGGGAAAtgccccttccctctccacGGTCTCACTGGCCACCAATAGTGTATACACCCCCTCCATCACATCAGTGCAGCAGGGTCCGAGCGCCAGCCGGCAG caaattTCTACGTACATCACTGTTCCCCCATCACCTTTGATCCAGACCCTGGTGCAGGGGAACATCTTAGTCAGCGATGAGGTGCTGATGTCGGCCATGTCTGCTTTTACATCCTTGGACCAGCCCATGCCAACGGTGCAGCCCCCGGCTCAG AGCAGCTTGAGTATGCACGCTGGGGCTGGCTACCTTTcgcagccccccccgcctcctcctcccccgccaccaccccctcctcagcctccgccgcctccccccccgAGCATGGGGGCTCCGGGGCAGCCCAGCGCTGGCAGCAGCGGGGTTGTCGAAGTGTACAGTGCGCCTGCTCCTATGGCAGCAAACAGCACGGTGGAGATCCAGACGCTGGGAATGCAGCCCTATCCACCCATGGAG GTACCGAGCCAGTGTGTGGAAAGTCCTGTGTACCCTTCTCCTCCTGTGTACAGCCCTGGGAAGCAGGGGTTCAAGTCCAAGAGCACCAGCACTCCCACATCTTTGACCAGCGGAGGAGGAGGCGGTGTGGTTGGTTTTGATTCCGCCTCTGCTGCCAAAAGTCGGCGCTGCAAAAATGAGAGCGGGCTGCAGGAAGGTAGGT GCAAACCCAAGTCCCCCAAGCTGAAATGCACTTACTGCGACAAGGCCTTTACCAAGAACTTTGACCTGCAGCAGCACATCAGAAG TCACACAGGCGAGAAGCCCTTCCAGTGCATTGTGTGCGGCCGAGCCTTTGCCCAGAAGTCCAACGTGAAGAAGCACATGCAAACCCATAAAGTGTGGCCTCCAGGGCTGGGGTGCACTATATCCCGCAACTCCATCACAGTGCAGGTCATGGCCTTGAATCCCAACCAGCCAGAGGATGAGGAGAACACAG gTTTGAGTCAGCCCTCAAGGAACCCTGCAGAACTGCCCCAAGACATGAGCCCCTTGGATGAGAGCGAGGCAGGCAAACTGGAAGCCAAGCAGGTTGTCTTGATCGATAGCTCTTACCAGTGCCAGTTCTGCCCCAGCAAATTCAACACCTATTTCCAGCTCAAATCGCACATGACACAGCACAAGAACGAGCAG GTGTACAAGTGTGTGGTGAAGACCTGCGCTCAGACCTTCCAGAAGCTGGAGTCCTTCCTCGAGCACATCAAGAGCCACCAGGAGGAGCTGAGTTATCGCTGCCACCTCTGTAGCAAGGACTTCCCCTCCCTCTACGAGCTGGGCGTCCACCAGTACTCCCACAGCCTGTTGCCCCAACACAGCCCCAAGAAGGATGTGGCCGTGTACAA ATGTGTGAAGTGTGTAAATAAGTACTCCACCCCGGAAGCCCTGGAGCACCATCTGCAGACAGCAACGCACAACTTTCCCTGCCCTCACTGCCAGAAG GTGTTCCCCTGCGAGAGGTACCTGCGCCGCCACATCCCCACGCATGGCGGGGGCAGCAAGTTCAAGTGCCAGATCTGCAAGAAGTTCTTTCGCCGGGAGCACTACCTCAAGCTGCATGCCCACATCCATTCGG GTGAAAAGCCCTTTAAGTGCTCCGTGTGTGATGCAGCTTTCAATCGGAAAGACAAACTCAAGCGACATATGCTGATCCATGAGCcttttaagaaatacaaatgtcCCTTCTC AAGCCACACGGGCTGCAATAAAGAGTTCAACAGGCCTGACAAGCTGAAGGCTCACATACTGTCCCATTCGG GGATGAAGATCCACAAGTGCCAATACTGTAACAAGTCCTTCAGCCGACGAGCCCACATGATAGAACATCAGCGCTCGCACACTGGTAACTACAAATACCGCTGCCCCACCTGCAGCAAAGGCTTCACGCGCCACAAGTACATGAAGGACCACAAGTGCCGGCTGGGCTCACCCAAGGACAAAGACCTGCAGCTGAGGAAGCCTCAGAAGAAGCGGGTGACGCGGGGGCGCAAGGCGGGCCTTTCCCTCCCCAACCAGCTGGgcctggcagagctgaaggacaGTGCCGCTGGGGAAAGCCCCCCTGAAGGTGGCCCTAACAAAGAACCGTTCCAGGAGTCGGACGCAGTCCTGTCCATCGTGGTTGGTGGGTCGGGAGCTGCTGACTCGGACCTTGTTGTTCCTGGGCAGCCCAACAGCATCGCGTCCAATTTggccctggcagagctgcagactGCCTCGGACGGCCCCTGCACCATGCTGGCTGTCCCCGTTTACATCCAAACAACGGAGTGA
- the ZNF341 gene encoding zinc finger protein 341 isoform X2 yields MAQAIFEALEGMDNQTVLAVQSLLDGQGGVTDPSAQNVNSSTAIQPMDDEDVFLCGKCKKQFNSLPAFMTHKREQCQGNAPSLSTVSLATNSVYTPSITSVQQGPSASRQQISTYITVPPSPLIQTLVQGNILVSDEVLMSAMSAFTSLDQPMPTVQPPAQSSLSMHAGAGYLSQPPPPPPPPPPPPPQPPPPPPPSMGAPGQPSAGSSGVVEVYSAPAPMAANSTVEIQTLGMQPYPPMEVPSQCVESPVYPSPPVYSPGKQGFKSKSTSTPTSLTSGGGGGVVGFDSASAAKSRRCKNESKPKSPKLKCTYCDKAFTKNFDLQQHIRSHTGEKPFQCIVCGRAFAQKSNVKKHMQTHKVWPPGLGCTISRNSITVQVMALNPNQPEDEENTGLSQPSRNPAELPQDMSPLDESEAGKLEAKQVVLIDSSYQCQFCPSKFNTYFQLKSHMTQHKNEQVYKCVVKTCAQTFQKLESFLEHIKSHQEELSYRCHLCSKDFPSLYELGVHQYSHSLLPQHSPKKDVAVYKCVKCVNKYSTPEALEHHLQTATHNFPCPHCQKVFPCERYLRRHIPTHGGGSKFKCQICKKFFRREHYLKLHAHIHSGEKPFKCSVCDAAFNRKDKLKRHMLIHEPFKKYKCPFSSHTGCNKEFNRPDKLKAHILSHSGMKIHKCQYCNKSFSRRAHMIEHQRSHTGNYKYRCPTCSKGFTRHKYMKDHKCRLGSPKDKDLQLRKPQKKRVTRGRKAGLSLPNQLGLAELKDSAAGESPPEGGPNKEPFQESDAVLSIVVGGSGAADSDLVVPGQPNSIASNLALAELQTASDGPCTMLAVPVYIQTTE; encoded by the exons ATGGCGCAGGCGATCTTCGAGGCGCTGGAAG GAATGGATAATCAGACGGTGCTGGCTGTGCAGTCCTTACTGGATGGTCAGGGAGGTGTGACGGATCCATCTGCTCAAAATGTCAACTCCTCCACAGCCATCCAGCCAATGG ATGACGAAGACGTCTTCCTCTGTGGGAAGTGTAAGAAGCAGTTCAACTCACTGCCTGCCTTCATGACTCACAAGAGAGAGCAGTGCCAGGGAAAtgccccttccctctccacGGTCTCACTGGCCACCAATAGTGTATACACCCCCTCCATCACATCAGTGCAGCAGGGTCCGAGCGCCAGCCGGCAG caaattTCTACGTACATCACTGTTCCCCCATCACCTTTGATCCAGACCCTGGTGCAGGGGAACATCTTAGTCAGCGATGAGGTGCTGATGTCGGCCATGTCTGCTTTTACATCCTTGGACCAGCCCATGCCAACGGTGCAGCCCCCGGCTCAG AGCAGCTTGAGTATGCACGCTGGGGCTGGCTACCTTTcgcagccccccccgcctcctcctcccccgccaccaccccctcctcagcctccgccgcctccccccccgAGCATGGGGGCTCCGGGGCAGCCCAGCGCTGGCAGCAGCGGGGTTGTCGAAGTGTACAGTGCGCCTGCTCCTATGGCAGCAAACAGCACGGTGGAGATCCAGACGCTGGGAATGCAGCCCTATCCACCCATGGAG GTACCGAGCCAGTGTGTGGAAAGTCCTGTGTACCCTTCTCCTCCTGTGTACAGCCCTGGGAAGCAGGGGTTCAAGTCCAAGAGCACCAGCACTCCCACATCTTTGACCAGCGGAGGAGGAGGCGGTGTGGTTGGTTTTGATTCCGCCTCTGCTGCCAAAAGTCGGCGCTGCAAAAATGAGA GCAAACCCAAGTCCCCCAAGCTGAAATGCACTTACTGCGACAAGGCCTTTACCAAGAACTTTGACCTGCAGCAGCACATCAGAAG TCACACAGGCGAGAAGCCCTTCCAGTGCATTGTGTGCGGCCGAGCCTTTGCCCAGAAGTCCAACGTGAAGAAGCACATGCAAACCCATAAAGTGTGGCCTCCAGGGCTGGGGTGCACTATATCCCGCAACTCCATCACAGTGCAGGTCATGGCCTTGAATCCCAACCAGCCAGAGGATGAGGAGAACACAG gTTTGAGTCAGCCCTCAAGGAACCCTGCAGAACTGCCCCAAGACATGAGCCCCTTGGATGAGAGCGAGGCAGGCAAACTGGAAGCCAAGCAGGTTGTCTTGATCGATAGCTCTTACCAGTGCCAGTTCTGCCCCAGCAAATTCAACACCTATTTCCAGCTCAAATCGCACATGACACAGCACAAGAACGAGCAG GTGTACAAGTGTGTGGTGAAGACCTGCGCTCAGACCTTCCAGAAGCTGGAGTCCTTCCTCGAGCACATCAAGAGCCACCAGGAGGAGCTGAGTTATCGCTGCCACCTCTGTAGCAAGGACTTCCCCTCCCTCTACGAGCTGGGCGTCCACCAGTACTCCCACAGCCTGTTGCCCCAACACAGCCCCAAGAAGGATGTGGCCGTGTACAA ATGTGTGAAGTGTGTAAATAAGTACTCCACCCCGGAAGCCCTGGAGCACCATCTGCAGACAGCAACGCACAACTTTCCCTGCCCTCACTGCCAGAAG GTGTTCCCCTGCGAGAGGTACCTGCGCCGCCACATCCCCACGCATGGCGGGGGCAGCAAGTTCAAGTGCCAGATCTGCAAGAAGTTCTTTCGCCGGGAGCACTACCTCAAGCTGCATGCCCACATCCATTCGG GTGAAAAGCCCTTTAAGTGCTCCGTGTGTGATGCAGCTTTCAATCGGAAAGACAAACTCAAGCGACATATGCTGATCCATGAGCcttttaagaaatacaaatgtcCCTTCTC AAGCCACACGGGCTGCAATAAAGAGTTCAACAGGCCTGACAAGCTGAAGGCTCACATACTGTCCCATTCGG GGATGAAGATCCACAAGTGCCAATACTGTAACAAGTCCTTCAGCCGACGAGCCCACATGATAGAACATCAGCGCTCGCACACTGGTAACTACAAATACCGCTGCCCCACCTGCAGCAAAGGCTTCACGCGCCACAAGTACATGAAGGACCACAAGTGCCGGCTGGGCTCACCCAAGGACAAAGACCTGCAGCTGAGGAAGCCTCAGAAGAAGCGGGTGACGCGGGGGCGCAAGGCGGGCCTTTCCCTCCCCAACCAGCTGGgcctggcagagctgaaggacaGTGCCGCTGGGGAAAGCCCCCCTGAAGGTGGCCCTAACAAAGAACCGTTCCAGGAGTCGGACGCAGTCCTGTCCATCGTGGTTGGTGGGTCGGGAGCTGCTGACTCGGACCTTGTTGTTCCTGGGCAGCCCAACAGCATCGCGTCCAATTTggccctggcagagctgcagactGCCTCGGACGGCCCCTGCACCATGCTGGCTGTCCCCGTTTACATCCAAACAACGGAGTGA